The Denticeps clupeoides chromosome 5, fDenClu1.1, whole genome shotgun sequence genome includes a region encoding these proteins:
- the LOC114791189 gene encoding cyclic nucleotide-gated channel cone photoreceptor subunit alpha-like: MPKICTEQSYPARTPQQIESGDEREQDDLADTRRPSFAGTGAMARLSHFVHLVRDWASPHQDDGHSNSFMERFRNPEHQEETCTDSRDQPGQVRRRNHVSQWPLATLNMNNCNNTDDKKEDKKEEIKKDEKKDEKKDEKDEKKDEKKDEKKDEKKDEKKDEKKDEKKDEKKDEKKDDKKDDKKDDKKKEEPPKNVWIMDPSADMYYHWLTVVACPAFYNLMLLVTRACFNELQSNYVKIWVVLDYTSDVIYYLDTFVRSRTGFLEQGLLVRDPKKLIEYYKKTPQFKYDVISMIPTDLLFLYVGYNNPELRFNRLFKLARLFEFFDRTETRTNFPNIFRIGNLVLYILIIIHWNACIFYAISKVLGFGSDTWVYPNISHPEYGRLARKYIYCLYWSTLTLTTIGETPPPVQDVEYLFVVCDFLIGVLIFATIVGNVGAMISNMNASRAEFQAKIDSIKQYMQFRKVTKDLEARVVKWFDYLWTEKKTCDEKEVLKNLPDKLKAEIAINVHMDTLRKVRIFQDCEVGLLIELVLKLQPQVFSPGDYICKKGDIGREMYIIKEGKLAVVADDGVTQFVVLSDGAYFGEISILGIKGSKAGNRRTANIRSVGYSDLFALSKDDLMEALTEYPDTKKAIEEKGKAILMKDNLIDESIANSASDPKDMDEKLGVLEGNLEVMQLKMKKLMSDWSTSQNKIKQRITNMEARVKTLRVEDFSEVIEDKKEEEKKK, encoded by the exons ATGCCAAAAATCTGCACTGAGCAGTCGTACCCTGCCCGCACCCCCCAGCAGATAGAAAGTGGTGATGAAAG GGAGCAGGATGACCTGGCAGACACCAGAAGGCCGTCCTTCGCTGGCACCGGAGCCATGGCCAG GTTGTCCCACTTCGTGCACTTGGTGCGAGACTGGGCCTCGCCACACCAAGATGATGGGCACAGTAACTCCTTCATGGAGAGGTTCAGAAACCCTGAGCACCAAGAGGAGACCTGCACAGACAGCAGAGACCAGCCAGGTCAAGTCCGCAGAAGGAA tcaTGTTTCTCAGTGGCCTCTTGCTACTCTTAACATGAACAACTGCAACAACACCGATGA CAAAAAAGAGGACAAGAAggaggaaataaagaaagatgAGAAAAAAGATGAGAAGAAAGATGAGAAAGATGAGAAAAAGGACGAGAAGAAAGATGAGAAAAAGGATGAGAAGAAAGATGAGAAAAAGGATGAGAAGAAAGATGAGAAAAAGGATGAAAAGAAGGATGAGAAGAAAGACGATAAAAAGGATGACAAGAAAGATGATAAAAAGAAGGAAGAACCGCC aaagaatGTCTGGATCATGGACCCTTCCGCAGATATGTACTACCACTGGCTAACAGTAGTTGCATGTCCAGCATTCTACAACCTTATGCTGCTTGTGACAAG GGCTTGCTTTAACGAACTACAATCAAACTATGTGAAGATTTGGGTTGTTCTTGACTATACCTCAGATGTGATCTACTACCTTGACACATTTGTGCGATCACGAACAG GCTTCTTGGAACAAGGACTTCTTGTGAGAGACCCCAAGAAACTGATCGAGTACTACAAAAAAACACCCCAGTTCAAATACGATGTCATATCAATGATTCCAACGGATCTTCTCTTTTTATATGTCGGCTACAACAACCCAGAGTTACGGTTCAACAGGCTGTTCAAACTGGCGAGGCTTTTTGAGTTCTTTGACCGCACTGAGACGAGAACCAATTTCCCCAACATTTTCAGAATCGGTAACCTTGTGCTGTACATTTTGATAATTATCCACTGGAATGCCTGCATATTCTATGCCATTTCAAAAGTCCTTGGCTTTGGCTCAGACACATGGGTTTACCCTAACATCTCGCACCCCGAGTATGGGCGCTTGGCCCGAAAGTACATCTACTGCCTGTACTGGTCCACACTCACACTGACCACTATTGGAGAGACACCACCACCGGTACAAGACGTCGAATATCTTTTTGTAGTCTGTGATTTTCTGATTGGCGTACTTATTTTTGCCACAATCGTCGGTAATGTTGGTGCCATGATATCCAACATGAATGCTTCCCGTGCTGAATTCCAGGCCAAGATTGACTCAATCAAACAATACATGCAATTTCGTAAGGTTACCAAGGACCTGGAGGCCAGGGTCGTCAAGTGGTTTGACTACCTCTGGACGGAGAAGAAGACTTGTGATGAGAAGGAGGTGCTGAAGAACTTGCCAGACAAGCTGAAGGCAGAGATCGCCATCAACGTACACATGGACACTCTCCGGAAAGTCCGAATTTTCCAGGACTGCGAGGTGGGCCTGCTTATCGAGCTGGTACTCAAGTTACAGCCCCAAGTGTTCAGCCCGGGGGATTACATCTGCAAGAAGGGTGACATTGGGCGTGAGATGTACATCATAAAGGAGGGCAAGCTGGCTGTGGTGGCGGATGATGGAGTAACACAGTTTGTTGTGCTTAGTGATGGCGCCTATTTTGGGGAGATCAGTATCCTGGGCATTAAGGGCAGTAAGGCAGGCAATCGCCGGACAGCCAACATCCGGAGCGTGGGTTATTCTGACCTTTTTGCTCTTTCCAAAGATGATCTTATGGAGGCGCTTACTGAGTACCCAGATACCAAGAAGGCCATTGAGGAGAAGGGTAAAGCAATCTTGATGAAGGACAATTTGATAGATGAGTCCATTGCTAACTCAGCAAGTGACCCCAAGGACATGGATGAGAAACTTGGCGTGCTGGAGGGCAACCTGGAGGTCATgcaactgaaaatgaaaaaactgATGTCTGACTGGTCAACCAGCCAAAACAAGATCAAGCAGAGGATTACGAACATGGAGGCCAGAGTAAAAACTCTGAGAGTAGAAGACTTTTCTGAGGTTATCGAGGataaaaaagaggaagagaaaaagaagtaG